The nucleotide window GAGGCCGGGGCGTCAGGATATCCGTTGACGCCCGAGGAGAAGCGAGCGATCACTCAAGCGAAGCCGAAGCTCTAGAGGAGGAGAAGCGTTCCTCCGCCGCAAGCCGGATCGATTCGGAGATGACGTCCGCCATGTTGACGACCAGCGAGAGGCGCGTATTCTGAAGGACGAAATATTCCATGAATCCGCCGACGTTCACGATGCCCGTGACATGGTAATCGCCGACGGGAGGCAGCTCCTTGTTGACGCCGGCTCCCGGCTTTACGGGGCCGTCGCCCGCTTGAATGCAGCCGACGCTCGACAGTTGGCCGAGGCACGCGTCGATGGCTACGATGAACGGATTGCGGTGCGATCGCTGGATTTCTTCGAGCCGATCGGTTAAGTTGACGGCATGTACCGGCTCGTCCAAAGTGCCGTAGACCGGGATGTTCGAGTGCTTATGTAGCGAGCTGCCGACGAGCGGTCCCAGGGCGTCGCCCGTGGAACGGTCCGTGCCGACGCAGACGACGACGATCGGTTGATACGCCGGTACGGCGGCGAAGATGTGGCGAAGCCGGTCGCTTAATTGACCGACCGCGTCCGGATCCGTGTGCGGAAGCTTCAAGGGCGCCGGGGGCGCCGGTTTTTTGTTCGTCAAGAACGAGAAAGATCCGATAGAAAAGTTCATAGCACTCCCGCCTATCGCTTAGCATGATTGTAGTAGTAACAGTATACGGATGGCGGGCGTTTTTTATACGCGTCATAGGACGCGCTCATAGATTTTTCGATAGAGTCTTACATAGAAAAAGGGGGCCTCTGCGATGCCGGAGCAATACGTAATCGCCTTCGATTCCACGCAGCAGGCGATTCGGACGGAAATGCTGCTCGAATACGCCAATATCGAGATCGATACGCTGCCGACGCCGAAGGAAATCACGGCCGGATGCGCGCTGTCGATCGGATTCGGCGGGGCGGATTTGGGACGGGTGAAGACGATCCTTAGGGAAGAGCGGGTGGAGGTACGAGGCATCTACTTAAAAAAAGAATCCGGGTATGATACGATTGAATTCTAGACGCGAAGGAGGAATTCGATGAGCGAAGGCGTACCAGTCGTAGATTTTATAACCGAGACGACGGCGCTGCTGACCGATCCGGACGTGTGGATCGCGGTGTTGTGGGTCGTCGCGAAGATCGTGGTCTACTTCGTTGCGGGCCGCATCATCGTACGATACGTCGGTCGAGTGATCACCCATATGATGATCGAGCGGAAGACGGACGGAAGAGGGCCGGTGAAAATCGATCCCCGCCGGACGCAGACGATCGGCAGGCTCGTCAACAACGTCGTGTCGTATACCGTCAACTTCATCGTGCTTATGCTGATTTTATCGGAAATCGGCGTCGATCTCGCCCCGCTTCTCGCGGGCGCCGGAGTGATGGGGCTGGCGATCGGGTTCGGGGCGCAAAGTCTCGTGAAGGATGTGATCACGGGGTTTTTTATCATTTTCGAAGATCAATTCGCGGTGGGGGACGTCATCAAGACGGGCAACTTCCAAGGGACGGTTCAGGAAATCGGACTTCGGGTCACGCGGATCAAGAGCTGGAACGGCGAAGTGCATATTATCCCGAACGGGGCGATTCTCGAGGTGACGAACTTCTCGACCAACAACTCCGTCGGGGTGGCGGACGTCTCGATCGCGTACGAGTCGAATATCGAGAAGGCGACCGAGGTCATCCGACGCACCGCGCTCGAAGTGTTCGAGTCGAACGAAAATATGGTTAAAGAACCTGAGGTGCTCGGCGTGCAAGCGCTCGGCGCATCCGAAGTGGTCATTCGCGTTACGTTCGAGTGTAAACCGATGACGCACTTCGGCGTGGGGCGCCAAATGAACGCGGCGATTAAGGAGGCCCTCGAGAAGGAAGGAATCGAGATTCCTTATCCGCGGCTCGTAACGTTCCAAAGATCGGTGTGAAACGGGGGAGAGAGGGATGGCGGAAGCGAAGACGTACGGGCTGGGCGACGTCGTCTTAATGAAGAAGCCGCATCCGTGCGGCGCGAACGAGATGGAGATTATCCGGATGGGGATGGATATCCGCATCAAGTGCCGCGGATGCCAGCACAGCGTCTTGGTGCCGCGGGCGAAATTCGAGAAGCGGTTCAAGAAGGTACTGATCGCGGCGCCGAAGAAAGAGGACGAAGCGGCGACGGAATAACGAGTCGACAAGGTATTGCGAAAGCGGCCGAGCTGTGATAAGATAAGTCCTGTCGTCGCAAAACGGAGAGGTACCCAAGAGGCCCAAGGGGGTTGACTCGAAATCAACTAGGCGGCGCAAGCCGTGCGTGGGTTCGAATCCCACTCTCTCCGCCATACATAAGAAGCCAGTCGGTGCCATACAGGCGCCGGCTTTTTTTGTTGCCGATAGAAACTTTCGTATGCAGCACGCGCTCGAACTCGATTGCATGCCCGCCGCCCCCGATGGGGACCCTAATAGCAGGGGGTGAGCGACATGACAAGGAAACCGAACCGGACCTATAAGGAAAACGACGGCAACAAGTATGAGCATATTCCGAATTACGCCGAGCAGGTGATCAAGAAACGTACCGAACGTCATAACTCTTATAGGGAGCAACAGGAATTAATGATTAAAGACCGATAACCATTCACTTCTCCCGGCTCGCGCGAATACGATATCCCATTACGAAGGCTTTCGCCGAAGTCGGGAGGAGTCTGGAATGGAACGATCGGACTCGAGGCCGACAGCGAAGTGGGGACCTTGGTGGGAATCGTTTTTTTATTTTCTCGGCGCGTTCGCCGGCTGGTTGGCCCATTTCTGCTCCGGCCTTTAACCTTTACCTTTTTAACGTGCGTGAATGATGAAACGAAAAAAGAAGCATGCCCGGGAACGCGCGAGCGCCACGGCCATGCTTCTTTTTCGCCTTAGTGAGAATTGCGCTTCGTCTCCATGACCCAGACGCGATCGCCGTTTTCGTTATCCGGCAGTTTATCGCCTTTCTTCAGCTCGACGCGCTTCGGGTTTTCGACCCCCATGTGCACGGCGTTCTCCCCGACTTCGATGTAGATACCGTTATTCGGCGCCTTGTCGCCTGGATGAAACCGAGTCCGTTCGCCCATCGTCATCACCCCCGTCTATTAGGGTATCCACCGGCGTCCGAAACATGTTTCCCGGAATGTGCCAGCGGGGGAGGGAAATAGGCGCTTGCCCCGCGTTGTCGAATTTGGTATATTAGAGCTTAGTGTGAGTTTATAGCTCTCGCTCCTTGCTCCGCGTTCGTGCGGGGCCATAGACCAAGAGGAGGTGAATTATCGATGCGCAAGTACGAGATTATGTACATTGTCCGTTCCGACGTGGAAGAAGCGGCGGTCCAAGCGATCGTGGAACGGTTCCAAGGCATTATCAATAACGGCGGCGAAGTGACGAAGACCAACGTGATGGGCAAGCGCCGTCTTGCGTACGAGATCAACAAGAACCGCGACGGAATCTACGTGCTGGTGAATTTCACAGCTACGCCGGAAATCGTCAAGGAACTGGATCGCGTGATGCGGATTACGGACGAAGTGATCCGTTTCATGATCGTACAAGACGTAGCGTAAAGCGCCGCAAGGCGTAAAGGTCCGTTACAGGAGGGATTGCGTTGCTGAACCGCGTCATATTAATCGGCCGATTGACGAAGGACCCCGAGCTGCGGTACACGCCGGCCGGCGTGGCCGTCGCGCAATTTACGCTGGCGGTCGACCGACCGTTCTCGAGCCAAGGCGGCGAGAGAGAGGCGGACTTCATTCCCGTCGTGGTATGGAGACAGCTGGCGGAGACGTGCGCGAATTATCTGCGCAAGGGCCGGTTGGCCGCCGTGGAAGGGCGGATCCAAGTTCGCAATTACGACAATAACGAAGGCAAGCGCGTCTACGTTACGGAAGTCATTGCGGACAACGTGAGATTCTTGGAGCGCCCGAACCGCGAAGGTGACGAAGGGGCGCGCGAACCGCAAGGCGGCGGAGGTTACCAAGGCGGAGGCGGCGGCTATCAAGGCGGCGGCCGAAGCGGCGGCGGCGGCGGCCAACGGGGCGGCGGAAACTTCGACCCGTTCGCCGACGACGGCAAGCCGGTGGACATCTCCGACGACGATTTGCCGTTCTAACGTGAACCTTAAGGCAATGCGAAGATAGAACATTTTCCGACGAAAGGAGTTTGAACCGAACATGGCAGAGCAACAAGAGCGTCCGGAACGCGGCGAGCGCCCGGAGCGCGGCGAGCGTAAATTCGGCGGCCGCGGCAAGCGCGGAGGCAAGCGCCGGAAGGTGTGCTTCTTCACGGTCAACAAGATCAAGCACATCGACTATAAGGATGTAGACTTGCTGAAGAAGTTCATCAGCGAGCGCGGCAAGATTTTGCCGCGGCGCGTGACGGGTACTTCCGCGAAGTACCAGCGCGCATTGACCGTTGCGATCAAGCGTTCGCGCCAGATGGCGTTGATCCCTTACACAACGGAATAGGATGTAAATCCGAGGAGCCGTTCCGACAGTCAGATGCGACTGGGGACGGCTTCTTTTCGTGTTCGGAGCGACGCGAGCGAGCGAAAGCGAATGCGATTTGTGTTATAATGCAAACAGTAGCGGCTGAACGAAAGCCGGCGGTAAGGAGCAGGACCATGACGAACGGCAAAGAAATGGACGTCGCCCGCAAGGCGAAGATCATCGAATGGCTGAAAACCGAAATGCTGGACGAAATGGCGCAGCTGTTCCGCGGCTTGTGGGAAGGGCGCCAGGCGAAGATCGTCGACGGATTGGCGAGCTTGATCGTATCTTCTTATCTACTGGCTCGACGTCTTGGCGTCAGCTACCGGGAACTGGACGATACCGTTCTCGAGAAATTAAAAACACATAAACGAGATCATCACCAATTGGAAGAATGGTATGGGGACTTGTCTTCCTTGGAGAAACATCTGGATGGAAGGTGAATGCGGTTGTCCGCTGAACAAGCGTCACTGAAGAAGCATGCCCTCGTCTGGGGAATCGTGTTATTCCTCGTACATCTTTCGTTACTAACGCCGCTGCTCATTATTACGGTCTGGTTCGCAGCGGTACCGGCCGTGCTCTTATACGTGAAGTCGAACCGGGCTTGGTTCGCCGGCGTCTCGGCCGTCTCGTTGATCGTCGGGGCGGCGTTGTCCGGCTCGC belongs to Paenibacillus antri and includes:
- the yyaC gene encoding spore protease YyaC gives rise to the protein MNFSIGSFSFLTNKKPAPPAPLKLPHTDPDAVGQLSDRLRHIFAAVPAYQPIVVVCVGTDRSTGDALGPLVGSSLHKHSNIPVYGTLDEPVHAVNLTDRLEEIQRSHRNPFIVAIDACLGQLSSVGCIQAGDGPVKPGAGVNKELPPVGDYHVTGIVNVGGFMEYFVLQNTRLSLVVNMADVISESIRLAAEERFSSSRASASLE
- a CDS encoding DUF3343 domain-containing protein, whose amino-acid sequence is MPEQYVIAFDSTQQAIRTEMLLEYANIEIDTLPTPKEITAGCALSIGFGGADLGRVKTILREERVEVRGIYLKKESGYDTIEF
- a CDS encoding mechanosensitive ion channel family protein, whose translation is MSEGVPVVDFITETTALLTDPDVWIAVLWVVAKIVVYFVAGRIIVRYVGRVITHMMIERKTDGRGPVKIDPRRTQTIGRLVNNVVSYTVNFIVLMLILSEIGVDLAPLLAGAGVMGLAIGFGAQSLVKDVITGFFIIFEDQFAVGDVIKTGNFQGTVQEIGLRVTRIKSWNGEVHIIPNGAILEVTNFSTNNSVGVADVSIAYESNIEKATEVIRRTALEVFESNENMVKEPEVLGVQALGASEVVIRVTFECKPMTHFGVGRQMNAAIKEALEKEGIEIPYPRLVTFQRSV
- a CDS encoding DUF951 domain-containing protein, translated to MAEAKTYGLGDVVLMKKPHPCGANEMEIIRMGMDIRIKCRGCQHSVLVPRAKFEKRFKKVLIAAPKKEDEAATE
- a CDS encoding YjzC family protein, translated to MGERTRFHPGDKAPNNGIYIEVGENAVHMGVENPKRVELKKGDKLPDNENGDRVWVMETKRNSH
- the rpsF gene encoding 30S ribosomal protein S6, with translation MRKYEIMYIVRSDVEEAAVQAIVERFQGIINNGGEVTKTNVMGKRRLAYEINKNRDGIYVLVNFTATPEIVKELDRVMRITDEVIRFMIVQDVA
- the ssb gene encoding single-stranded DNA-binding protein, with translation MLNRVILIGRLTKDPELRYTPAGVAVAQFTLAVDRPFSSQGGEREADFIPVVVWRQLAETCANYLRKGRLAAVEGRIQVRNYDNNEGKRVYVTEVIADNVRFLERPNREGDEGAREPQGGGGYQGGGGGYQGGGRSGGGGGQRGGGNFDPFADDGKPVDISDDDLPF
- the rpsR gene encoding 30S ribosomal protein S18 → MAEQQERPERGERPERGERKFGGRGKRGGKRRKVCFFTVNKIKHIDYKDVDLLKKFISERGKILPRRVTGTSAKYQRALTVAIKRSRQMALIPYTTE
- a CDS encoding MazG-like family protein; amino-acid sequence: MTNGKEMDVARKAKIIEWLKTEMLDEMAQLFRGLWEGRQAKIVDGLASLIVSSYLLARRLGVSYRELDDTVLEKLKTHKRDHHQLEEWYGDLSSLEKHLDGR